The genomic stretch AAACGCTGAAGCCGCTGGCTGTAATCGTTACGCCATCCGGCGATACCCTGCTGGATATGGGCCAGAACATGGTGGGTCGAATCCGCTTTAACGTCTCGGCGATGGAGGGAACGGTAATTAAGTTGACCCATGCCGAGGTTTTGGACAAAGAAGGCAACTTTTATATGGGCAACATTCGCACCGCCAAACAGCTGGTCACATTCATCGCCAAAGGCGAAGGAACCGAAACCTATGCGCCGCATTTTACATTCCAAGGCTTCCGATATGTCAAGGTTGAAAGCTACCCGGATCAAGAAAAGGGTTTGCCGCCTGAAGCATTTTCCGGAGAAGTGATTCATTCCGATATGGATCAGACGGGAGCGTTCGAATGCTCGGATGAAATGGTGAATCAACTGCAGAGGAATATTGTGTGGGGCCAGCGGGGCAACTTCCTCGACGTTCCTACGGACTGCCCGCAGCGCGACGAACGCCTTGGGTGGACAGGTGACGCGCAGGTATTCGCCGGGACGGCTTTGTTCAATTACAACGGCGGTCCGTTCTTCACCAAGTGGCTGCGTGATCTGAAAGCAGACCAACTAGCTGACGGCCAGGTTCCATTCGTCGTGCCAAATATTATTCAAGGATATTCATCAGCTGCTTGGGGCGACGCCGCGACAGTAATTCCATGGGCTATGTATACGAGTCTGGCTGATGAACAAATTCTCGCCGAGCAATACGACAGTATGAAGCGTTGGGTGGATTACATCCGCTCCCAGGGCGATAACGAGCATATCTGGGACACTGGCTTCCATTTCGGAGATTGGTTGGCCTTGGACGCCAAGGAAGGAAGCTATATGGGCGCCACTCCGAGCCACATGGTAACGGCGGCATATTTCGTACTTTCTACGCGAATTATACGGAATGCGGCCAAAGTGCTTGGCTTCGAGGAGGACGCTGCTTATTACGGGGCGCTGGCGGAGCGGATCGCTGCAGCGTACCGCGATGAATTCATCACGCCGAACGGGAGGGTCGCCGCTCGAACGCAAACCGCCCATGTACTGGCTCTTGTCTTCGATCTTGCTGAATCCAAGGACCGCGCAAGAATCGCGTGCGACCTGAACGAAATGATCGTGGAAAACAACTATCACCTGACCACCGGTTTTGTTGGTACGCCTTATCTTTGCTTCGCGCTCTCGGATAACGGATACCACGAAACGGCTGTTAAGCTTCTTCTCCAGAAAACGTATCCTTCCTGGCTCTATTCCGTTTCCAAGGGAGCGACTACGATTTGGGAGCACTGGGACGGGATTAAGCCAGACGGCTCGTTCTGGAGCGATGATATGAATTCCTTCAATCACTACGCCTATGGGGCGGTAGGCGAATGGATGTACCGCAAAATTGCCGGTCTTTCGCCGGATGCGGAACACCCAGGCTACAAAAAAGTCCGGATCGAGCCCGACTTCACAGGCGGTAGGCTGAGCCATGCTCGGGCGTCGTATGAATCGATGTACGGGACTGTGGAAGCTGGATGGACGTTTCAGGACGGGGAAATCCGGATCGAGGCCGTCGTTCCAGCTAACGCAGCCGCGTCGATTCTGCTGCGCGGAGCGCATGCGGACGAGGTGAAAGGCAGCATAAAGGACGAAGGAATCTTGTCCATCCGACAAGAAGCAGAGGGGGTCCGGGTAGAAACCGGGTCGGGCCGTTACGTGTTCACATACGCAAGGACGGATTCTACTTACCGGATTTACACGCCTGATATGCGGCTAAGCGAGGTCGTTCAATGGGAAACGGTTAAACAAATCCTGGACCGCCATGCGCCGGGTTTTTCCGATCATTTGAATCATTTTGCCAACCTGCCTCTTGAAGCGGCTGCCAATAGCCCTATGGGTACGGCCATTTCTAAAGAGCAATACGAAGCCATCAGCCGGGAGCTCTCTCAAATCCGTGAGTAAAGGCAGTGACGTCTCTCATCCTATGGCGTGTATCGCAAATGAAAAAGAAAAGATATAATACAAGGAAAGTCAACCATAATAAAGGAGGAACGGCGGCATTGCGCAGAATCAAACCGGTAGTCAACTCACTCCGCTTCAAATTTTTTGCCGCCGTTCTCGTTATTTTTATTCCGCTGGTTACCGTTCTTATCGTCAATAATTACTATTCCGTCGACGTAGTCCGAAACCAGGTGGCGCAATCTAACAAAAATATGTTGAGTCTGTACAAGGACCAGATCGACCGCAATCTCGAAGAAGTGGACAAGTACCTGGCTAATACGTTGGAGAGCGATCTGAACGTGCTTGATCTCGAATTTCCCAAAGAGATGGATGAGGATCGTTATAACATCGCAAAAATCAGCCTATTTAATATGATTCGCGAGGATCTCGGCTACTATCCGATTTTGGATTCATTTTTTGTCTTTTCCGAGATCAACCACGACCTGATCGTGATGCAATCCTCCTTAGATACTTTTGAAGCACGCGAGTCGGCGCGGAACGAAATGCTGGAAATGATTGAACTTAACGCTAATTCAATCGATTACGCACGCTGGCATCTCTGGGAAGGCAAAAACGATTATTATTTGTTCCATCTGTTGAAGTCCGGCAATGTGTATATGGGGGCGTGGATGAGCAGCGATAAATTGATGGTGCCGCTCAATCTGATTGATCTGGGCAAATCAGGCGTTGCGCTTATTACGACGGACAACGACCAGCCTATCAGCCATAAGAGCCTGATTCAGGACAAGGAAATCAATTTGGAATTCCCAGAAGAATCCTATACCATCACAGGGGAAGGCAAGGATCAGTATCTCGTGATGGGCGAGCCTTCCGCGCAGGGCAAATTTAATTTAGTAGTTGCAGTGCCCGACAGCACGATCCTTCAGAAGCTTCCCTATCTGCAGCGGATCTCCTCCTTCATTTCGCTGATAGCTGTCCTATTTCTGTTTCTCTTCATCTTTATGATGAGAAGAGTATTTCTGAATCCGGTCAAGCGGATAGTCATTGCTATGCGTAAGCTTCGGGACGGCAACTGGGATTCCAGGATGGAGCAGGTGCCGACCTCAACAGAGTTCGAAATCGTAAACGAAACGTTCAACCGCATGATCACCGAGATTCATGACCTTAAAATTAATGTGTATGAGGAAAAATTAAACCATCAACGAGCGGAGCTGCGTCATCTGCAGCTTCAGATTAATCCTCACTTTTTTTTGAATTCGCTCAATATCATTTATAATCTAGCAACGGTAAAGGATTTTGCCCTGATCCAGGAAATGTCCAAATGTCTGGTGTCCTACTTCCGGTTCATGTTCCGAAGCAATTCCTATTTTGTGGCGCTTAGGGACGAGCTAGCCCACACGGCAAACTATTTGAGGATCCAGCAGCTTCGATTCCCGGATATCTTCCAATACCATGTCGAGATGCCCGATCATCTGCTCGATACGGAGGTTCCACCTTTGATCGTTCAGACCATGGTGGAGAACACGATCAAATACGCGGTCAACATGGAGGAGCTGATCCTGATATCGGTTGAAGTCCGCATAGAAGAGACCAGAGGAGATTCGCGCCTTGTCATTCACGTTAAGGACACGGGTCCCGGGTTTCCGAAGGAGGTGCTTCAGCGGCTTGCGTACGAAGGGGAACCAGTCAACGAGACCGGGGAACAGATCGGGATTTGGAACGCTAGGCGTAGGCTTCGCTTGCTATATGAAGACCAGGCGGATATTGGTTTCTACAACGAAAACGAATCGGGAGCCGTTGTGCGGATTTCCATTCCCATAAAGACAAAAGATCCTTGAGGTGATGATTCATGTATCACGCGTTGCTTGTTGACGATGAAGTTCACGCGGTGAGAGGACTGCAGGCGGGCGTTAATTGGGAACGCTTGAATGTAGGGTCTGTGTATACGGCGCATAGTTTGAAGCAGGCACAAGAAGTTTTCCGTTCCCAGTCGGTGCATTTGATGGTTTGTGATATCGAAATGCCTCTAGGGTCTGGATTGGAGTTGGCCGCTTGGGTCAAGGAGCATTATCCCGATACCGAGACCATTTTCTTGACTTGCCATTCGGATTTTCAATTCGCCCAACAAGCCATTCAACTTGATAGCTTTGATTACTTGCTGAAGCCCGTTGATTATTCGGAGCTTGAAACAGTGATCGGCAGGGCGTTCGACAAGATGGCCAAAGCAAGGGAGCTGCGCTCCTTCGAGGAAACCCATCATCATTACAGACGGCTATGGGAATCGCATCAGCCGGTCGTGGCAGAGCTTTTCTGGCAGGACCTGATTCAGCGGAAAATCCCTTCAAATCCGGAAGCGCTCTGCGGGCACTTGCGGAAAGCTGGGCTTGCATTTTCCGAAAATATCCGATTTCTGACTGTCTATACCCGCGTCCAGCGCTGGCACAAAGAGCTGTCGGAACGGGATCAACGAATCATGGAGTATGCGCTTCGCAACGTGCTGCAGGAAGCAATGGAAACAACGCCCGGCGCGGCAGTCATTCCGGTAGCTAATGGTTCTTTTCTGACCGTGATTCCTTTGGAATTGCCAGTGAACAATGCGGAAACATACGAGCATTGCGATGCGTTTATTCGCAATTGCAATCAGTATTTGTATTGCGATATCAGCTGTTACGTCGGCGATCGCGTGCCGCTTTACGAATTGGTTGGCATGCTGCGATCCCTTCAACAGCTCGACGAGAATAACGTGACCCAGATCAACCGGACGTTCATTCTTAGTGAGTCCAAGAAAAAAGGGTCAAGGCTGGATCCGGCACCTCTTGCGGGATGGGCGGAATGGATGAAGCAGGGCGCCCGAGATAAGCTGTCGGAACAGGTATCGAAGTATTTGGAGTCATGGAAAGCTTTCGACGGCTCTGTCGATGCCCAAGCACTGCATGCCTTCTATCAGGACTTCCTCCAGATGATATTTTTTGTCCTTCAGTCGAAAGGTCTGCAGGCTAATCAAGTATTCGCCCAAAATCTGCTGACGGACAAGCCGGAATCCGTGCTCCGCTCGCTCGCATCCCTTCAGGAGTGGGTAAGGTATGTCATCGAAGTCGCGATGAACCATATTCACGCCATAGAAGAAAACTTATCCGTCGTGGACAAGGCTAAACGTTTTATTGCGGAACAGATCGGACAGCAGGATTTATCACGGGAAGATATCGCTAGACATGTTTATCTCAATCCGGACTATTTGTCGCGAATCTTCAAGAAAGAGACGGGAATGTCGCTTTCGGACTTCCTTCAGCAAAGCAGGATCGAATATGCGAAGGAGCTGCTCGCCAATACTGGTCAATCGGTCAGCGACATAGCGGTCGCTTCCGGGTACTCGAATTTGTCCTACTTCTCGACGATCTTCAAGAAAGCAACAGGAGTGAATCCGGTGGATTATCGCAAGCGGTCGCAGCAAAAATAGGCTTTGAGCCGATTCCGTACCAGCGGAATCGGCTTTTATCTTTTATGGACCCGGAGATGGTCGGGATTTTGAAAGTGGGAAGTCGTTTTTTTGGTAAGCGGTACGTTGTCTTGTCCCTTAGAATGAGAATATAACAACTGCAAGAAAGAAGGGGACAGCAGATGGTACAAACAGGATGGACTCCGTTTTTCAAGAAGCTCAAGCGTTACCGGGCCTTGTTTTTGATGATGGTTCCAGGGATCGCTTACCTCATTATCAACAATTACCTGCCAATGTTCGGAGTCGTCATCGCCTTTAAGGACATCAACTATGCCAAGGGCATACTAGGCAGTGATTGGGTGGGGTTCAAAAACTTCGAGTATCTGTTCAAGACGGCGGATGCTTTCATCATCACCCGCAACACCATTCTTTATAATGTATCATTCATTATTCTGAATACGGGAATGGCCATCACGATTGCGATTCTGCTCAATGAAATAAGAAGCAAACTCATGGCCCGTTTCTATCAAAGCGTCATTCTTCTTCCGTTTCTGATTTCTATGGTTATCGTAGGTTATCTAGTACTCTCGATGCTAAGCGCTGAGAGCGGTTACCTGAACCTGAATCTGCTTCCAATGTTTGGAATGGAGCCGATATCCTGGTACTTCGAACCGAAATACTGGCCTTACATCCTAACCATCGTTCAGGTCTGGAAGTCTACCGGATACCTGTGCGTCATCTTCCTGGCAGCGATCATCGGTGTCGACCACGAGTATTATGAAGCGGCGACGATCGACGGCGCGTCGAAATGGCAGCAAATCCGCACCATTACGGTACCGCTCATAGCACCTACCATTACGATCATGACGCTGCTGGCGATTGGGCGCATTTTCTACTCGGATTTCGGCTTGTTCTACCAAGTGCCGCTCAACTCCGGTCCGCTGCAGCCGGTTACGGACGTTATCGACACATACGTTTATCGCGGGCTGATGACGCTCGGGGATATCGGAATGTCATCCGCAGCTGGTCTGTACCAATCCTTGGTCGGATTTATCCTGGTCCTGCTATCCAACTACATTGTCAGCCGACGCAACAAAGAAAACGCCTTGTTCTAAGCGGAAAGAGGGGAAATGACTATGAAAACCAACGATATGAACCAGACTGTCGTCCATGCGATATTCATCATTCTTGTAGTGCTGTGCCTGTTTCCATTCGTACTGCTCATCATGTCCTCGTTCACGGAGGAAAGCGCGATTGTAAGTAATGGATATTCATTCTGGCCGAGCGAGTTCAGCCTGGATGCTTATTCGTACCTCTGGATACAGAAGGCGGCAATGTTCAACTCCTACGGGATCACTATACTGATCACGATCATCGGCACTTTCGTCGGCCTGCTGATCAGCGCTTTGCTCGCGTATCCCTTATCCAGGCGGGACTTGCCGATGCGCAGCCTTCTAAGCTTTCTGGTGTTCTTCACGCTCCTGTTCAACGGTGGCCTTGTACCGACGTACTTGATTTATACCGAAGTTTTCCACATGAAGAATACGCTGATGGCCCTGATTATTCCCGGTCTGCTCACCAACGGCTTCTTCATCCTGCTGATTCGGACTTTTTTCGCCAATTCGATTCCGGTCCAGATTATCGAATCGGCTTATATCGACGGAGCTACGGAGTTCAAGATTTTCTACCGGATGGTGCTGCCGCTGTCGCTGCCAATTCTAGCGACGATCGGCCTTATGCTGACGATCAACTACTGGAACGACTGGTTCAACGGCCTCATCTATATCACGGAGCCGAAACTGTTCAGTATCCAGAACCTGCTCAACCGGATGCTGGTTAACATTCAGTTCCTCCAGCAGAACAATTTGGGCGGCCAACAGATAGCGGCCAAC from Paenibacillus sp. FSL H8-0548 encodes the following:
- a CDS encoding ABC transporter permease subunit produces the protein MVQTGWTPFFKKLKRYRALFLMMVPGIAYLIINNYLPMFGVVIAFKDINYAKGILGSDWVGFKNFEYLFKTADAFIITRNTILYNVSFIILNTGMAITIAILLNEIRSKLMARFYQSVILLPFLISMVIVGYLVLSMLSAESGYLNLNLLPMFGMEPISWYFEPKYWPYILTIVQVWKSTGYLCVIFLAAIIGVDHEYYEAATIDGASKWQQIRTITVPLIAPTITIMTLLAIGRIFYSDFGLFYQVPLNSGPLQPVTDVIDTYVYRGLMTLGDIGMSSAAGLYQSLVGFILVLLSNYIVSRRNKENALF
- a CDS encoding alpha-L-rhamnosidase, translating into MAELKATHLTAEYRRELLGTDVTHPRMSWRIESDRQGTAQKGYRIQTAGENGNFAEPLWDSGLCESDKNVLVPYDGPPLSSCTRYLYRVKVWDNFGRESEWSEPAWWETAFYDSKEWVAQWITPTSESIDPQAEPAFLLRKPFSLKGAEIVSARIYATAAGVYELYLNGGKVGDDELAPGWTSYRSRQAYQTYDVSAQLQKGDNTIGIMVANGWYKGRLGWENKANHYGDRRAVLVQLHVRYNDGTEEVMGSDPTWKASTGAIRFSEIYDGETYDARLEQNGWSEPGFDDLSWGAVERLELPLTHLVAQENVSTRVTQTLKPLAVIVTPSGDTLLDMGQNMVGRIRFNVSAMEGTVIKLTHAEVLDKEGNFYMGNIRTAKQLVTFIAKGEGTETYAPHFTFQGFRYVKVESYPDQEKGLPPEAFSGEVIHSDMDQTGAFECSDEMVNQLQRNIVWGQRGNFLDVPTDCPQRDERLGWTGDAQVFAGTALFNYNGGPFFTKWLRDLKADQLADGQVPFVVPNIIQGYSSAAWGDAATVIPWAMYTSLADEQILAEQYDSMKRWVDYIRSQGDNEHIWDTGFHFGDWLALDAKEGSYMGATPSHMVTAAYFVLSTRIIRNAAKVLGFEEDAAYYGALAERIAAAYRDEFITPNGRVAARTQTAHVLALVFDLAESKDRARIACDLNEMIVENNYHLTTGFVGTPYLCFALSDNGYHETAVKLLLQKTYPSWLYSVSKGATTIWEHWDGIKPDGSFWSDDMNSFNHYAYGAVGEWMYRKIAGLSPDAEHPGYKKVRIEPDFTGGRLSHARASYESMYGTVEAGWTFQDGEIRIEAVVPANAAASILLRGAHADEVKGSIKDEGILSIRQEAEGVRVETGSGRYVFTYARTDSTYRIYTPDMRLSEVVQWETVKQILDRHAPGFSDHLNHFANLPLEAAANSPMGTAISKEQYEAISRELSQIRE
- a CDS encoding carbohydrate ABC transporter permease, whose product is MKTNDMNQTVVHAIFIILVVLCLFPFVLLIMSSFTEESAIVSNGYSFWPSEFSLDAYSYLWIQKAAMFNSYGITILITIIGTFVGLLISALLAYPLSRRDLPMRSLLSFLVFFTLLFNGGLVPTYLIYTEVFHMKNTLMALIIPGLLTNGFFILLIRTFFANSIPVQIIESAYIDGATEFKIFYRMVLPLSLPILATIGLMLTINYWNDWFNGLIYITEPKLFSIQNLLNRMLVNIQFLQQNNLGGQQIAANPPMNSVRMAMAVIGILPLILIYPFFQKYFVKGLTIGAVKG
- a CDS encoding helix-turn-helix domain-containing protein encodes the protein MYHALLVDDEVHAVRGLQAGVNWERLNVGSVYTAHSLKQAQEVFRSQSVHLMVCDIEMPLGSGLELAAWVKEHYPDTETIFLTCHSDFQFAQQAIQLDSFDYLLKPVDYSELETVIGRAFDKMAKARELRSFEETHHHYRRLWESHQPVVAELFWQDLIQRKIPSNPEALCGHLRKAGLAFSENIRFLTVYTRVQRWHKELSERDQRIMEYALRNVLQEAMETTPGAAVIPVANGSFLTVIPLELPVNNAETYEHCDAFIRNCNQYLYCDISCYVGDRVPLYELVGMLRSLQQLDENNVTQINRTFILSESKKKGSRLDPAPLAGWAEWMKQGARDKLSEQVSKYLESWKAFDGSVDAQALHAFYQDFLQMIFFVLQSKGLQANQVFAQNLLTDKPESVLRSLASLQEWVRYVIEVAMNHIHAIEENLSVVDKAKRFIAEQIGQQDLSREDIARHVYLNPDYLSRIFKKETGMSLSDFLQQSRIEYAKELLANTGQSVSDIAVASGYSNLSYFSTIFKKATGVNPVDYRKRSQQK
- a CDS encoding histidine kinase — encoded protein: MRRIKPVVNSLRFKFFAAVLVIFIPLVTVLIVNNYYSVDVVRNQVAQSNKNMLSLYKDQIDRNLEEVDKYLANTLESDLNVLDLEFPKEMDEDRYNIAKISLFNMIREDLGYYPILDSFFVFSEINHDLIVMQSSLDTFEARESARNEMLEMIELNANSIDYARWHLWEGKNDYYLFHLLKSGNVYMGAWMSSDKLMVPLNLIDLGKSGVALITTDNDQPISHKSLIQDKEINLEFPEESYTITGEGKDQYLVMGEPSAQGKFNLVVAVPDSTILQKLPYLQRISSFISLIAVLFLFLFIFMMRRVFLNPVKRIVIAMRKLRDGNWDSRMEQVPTSTEFEIVNETFNRMITEIHDLKINVYEEKLNHQRAELRHLQLQINPHFFLNSLNIIYNLATVKDFALIQEMSKCLVSYFRFMFRSNSYFVALRDELAHTANYLRIQQLRFPDIFQYHVEMPDHLLDTEVPPLIVQTMVENTIKYAVNMEELILISVEVRIEETRGDSRLVIHVKDTGPGFPKEVLQRLAYEGEPVNETGEQIGIWNARRRLRLLYEDQADIGFYNENESGAVVRISIPIKTKDP